One Anthonomus grandis grandis chromosome 14, icAntGran1.3, whole genome shotgun sequence DNA window includes the following coding sequences:
- the LOC126744343 gene encoding uncharacterized protein LOC126744343 isoform X3: MKGIVVLIITLSMLIGLANTEAGSKDEHPKPTYNMANSIGSTPKPDLLSYQQITQQFGNKYQPQQLLFQQYQNDPRTQQLQQSLPYNHHQHQEPMKKPFHQQPTPVAMVIIAQPAYIPASVLQNGNVAQQLIQYFQGGNTQARYQYIPVNHQPYYNQPQAPVPTQQFPHYSPYQPPAEFTKYQPPTASAQPELPPQAKFQLHEALPSPQALISQQHHIVPHHLPQQQESRALNYQSTQQEVEVQPQQLQEIDREQPHTPEITRLAQEAAQHFISTGGLSSGSRTAPAIITGLELFSPEQQEKIKAQLSEHFGSPLKPLNLQGKKVQEKPVAGRNNFYQEFKQRIKKERFVPSIEVKDGEIKQTGSGAGEKM; this comes from the exons ATAACGTTATCCATGCTCATTGGATTGGCAAACACCGAAGCGGGTTCTAAAGACGAACATCCGAAACCGACATACAACATGGCAAACTCCATAGGATCAACTCCCAAACCGGATTTATTGAGTTACCAACAAATCACTCAACAGTTCGGCAACAAGTATCAACCTCAACAATTATTGTTTCAACAATACCAAAATGATCCTAGGACGCAACAGCTCCAACAGTCTTTGCCCTACAATCATCATCAACATCAGGag CCAATGAAAAAGCCGTTTCATCAACAGCCAACCCCCGTAGCAATGGTTATCATCGCCCAACCAGCCTACATCCCGGCAAGCGTGCTTCAAAATGGCAACGTTGCTCAGCAGCTGATTCAGTACTTTCAAGGAGGAAACACTCAAGCAAG ATACCAGTACATCCCGGTGAACCACCAACCCTACTACAACCAACCACAGGCCCCAGTACCAACCCAACAGTTTCCCCACTACTCACCCTATCAACCACCAGCGGAATTCACCAAATACCAACCTCCAACCGCCTCAGCTCAACCCGAACTACCACCCCAAGCGAAATTCCAGCTACACGAAGCCCTTCCCTCCCCCCAAGCGTTGATATCCCAACAGCACCACATCGTGCCCCACCATTTACCTCAGCAACAGGAAAGTAGAGCCTTGAACTACCAAAGTACTCAGCAAGAAGTCGAGGTGCAGCCTCAGCAACTGCAAGAAATCGATCGGGAACAACCCCACACCCCCGAGATCACGAGGTTAGCTCAGGAGGCTGCTCAGCACTTTATATCGACGGGGGGGTTGAGTAGTGGATCCAGAACTGCTCCCGCGATTATTACTGGGTTGGAGCTGTTTTCTCCGGAGCAACAAGAGAAAATTAAGGCGCAGCTTAGTGAGCACTTTGGATCGCCGTTGAAGCCTTTGAATTTACAAGGGAAGAAGGTGCAAGAGAAACCTGTGGCTGGaaggaataatttttatcaagAGTTTAAGCAGAGGATAAAGAAGGAGAGGTTCGTGCCCAGTATTGAGGTGAAAGATGGGGAGATTAAGCAGACTGGTTCTGGTGCTGGGGAGAAGATGTAG